One genomic region from Argentina anserina chromosome 2, drPotAnse1.1, whole genome shotgun sequence encodes:
- the LOC126783086 gene encoding urease accessory protein F isoform X1: protein MGLLLIYNVCLRVESLFFFRLRWGMDIHKESKEQISSDSLLQWGQWQLLDSILPTGGFAHSFGLEAAIQARIVSGPEDLQTFVIHHLENTASFLLPFVYSTTISPDLESLRRNDKILDAMLTNEVGRKASIAQGSALMRVAAAVYSEIPSLKSMREASLTNGVVSFHHAPIFGLICGLLGLDSNTSQRAFMFITMRDVISAATRLNLVGPLGAAVLQHHIAPVSEAILNQWKDRPVEEACQAVPLLDIVQGCHNYLFSRLFCS, encoded by the coding sequence ATGGGTTTGTTGCTCATTTACAATGTGTGTCTGCGAGTAGAgtcattattttttttcagattGAGGTGGGGGATGGATATACACAAAGAAAGCAAGGAGCAGATTTCGTCAGACTCCCTTTTGCAATGGGGCCAATGGCAACTGCTTGATTCTATCCTCCCAACCGGCGGTTTTGCGCATTCCTTTGGTCTTGAGGCTGCAATCCAAGCTCGGATAGTCTCTGGTCCTGAAGATCTCCAAACTTTTGTAATTCATCATTTAGAAAATACTGCTAGCTTTCTCCTTCCTTTTGTGTATTCTACAACAATATCACCTGATCTGGAGAGTTTGCgtagaaatgataagatattGGATGCAATGCTAACTAATGAAGTGGGTAGAAAGGCATCTATTGCACAAGGGTCTGCTCTGATGAGAGTGGCTGCAGCTGTGTATTCAGAAATACCGTCTCTTAAATCTATGAGGGAGGCTTCTTTAACTAATGGAGTTGTTTCTTTTCACCATGCTCCTATATTTGGGCTTATATGTGGATTGCTTGGGTTGGATAGCAATACTTCTCAAAGAGCTTTCATGTTTATCACAATGAGAGATGTTATTTCTGCTGCAACAAGGCTGAATTTGGTCGGACCCCTTGGTGCCGCTGTTCTGCAACATCATATTGCTCCAGTTTCTGAAGCTATACTGAATCAATGGAAAGACCGTCCGGTTGAGGAAGCATGCCAAGCTGTTCCTTTGCTTGATATTGTTCAGGGTTGTCACAACTACCTGTTTTCTAGATTATTCTGTTCTTGA
- the LOC126783086 gene encoding urease accessory protein F isoform X2, with protein MDIHKESKEQISSDSLLQWGQWQLLDSILPTGGFAHSFGLEAAIQARIVSGPEDLQTFVIHHLENTASFLLPFVYSTTISPDLESLRRNDKILDAMLTNEVGRKASIAQGSALMRVAAAVYSEIPSLKSMREASLTNGVVSFHHAPIFGLICGLLGLDSNTSQRAFMFITMRDVISAATRLNLVGPLGAAVLQHHIAPVSEAILNQWKDRPVEEACQAVPLLDIVQGCHNYLFSRLFCS; from the coding sequence ATGGATATACACAAAGAAAGCAAGGAGCAGATTTCGTCAGACTCCCTTTTGCAATGGGGCCAATGGCAACTGCTTGATTCTATCCTCCCAACCGGCGGTTTTGCGCATTCCTTTGGTCTTGAGGCTGCAATCCAAGCTCGGATAGTCTCTGGTCCTGAAGATCTCCAAACTTTTGTAATTCATCATTTAGAAAATACTGCTAGCTTTCTCCTTCCTTTTGTGTATTCTACAACAATATCACCTGATCTGGAGAGTTTGCgtagaaatgataagatattGGATGCAATGCTAACTAATGAAGTGGGTAGAAAGGCATCTATTGCACAAGGGTCTGCTCTGATGAGAGTGGCTGCAGCTGTGTATTCAGAAATACCGTCTCTTAAATCTATGAGGGAGGCTTCTTTAACTAATGGAGTTGTTTCTTTTCACCATGCTCCTATATTTGGGCTTATATGTGGATTGCTTGGGTTGGATAGCAATACTTCTCAAAGAGCTTTCATGTTTATCACAATGAGAGATGTTATTTCTGCTGCAACAAGGCTGAATTTGGTCGGACCCCTTGGTGCCGCTGTTCTGCAACATCATATTGCTCCAGTTTCTGAAGCTATACTGAATCAATGGAAAGACCGTCCGGTTGAGGAAGCATGCCAAGCTGTTCCTTTGCTTGATATTGTTCAGGGTTGTCACAACTACCTGTTTTCTAGATTATTCTGTTCTTGA